The nucleotide sequence GTGGGAGCTTTCAGGATAACGCCCCGTACGCTGTCACTCAGTCTGCTGTTGCACTGAGGATATGAATTTCTGGCTGCCACTTTATAATAATAGCACTGATTTACCTTTGCCTTTTTATCCGTATATGTGGGCTTTTTGCTGGTTCCGATTAAAGTATAGGAACCGTTCTTTTTAGTGGAACGGTAAATGCCGTAACTGCTGGCATCGGACGTGGTTTTCCAGGTCAGTTTTATACTTCCGTAAGTATCTTTTTCCGCAGAAGTATCCACGGAAGATGCTTTCAGCCCTGCAGGAGTGTCGCAGGTCACATACAGATAATAGGAAGCCTTATCGTTTGCGTCATCTTTGTTGCGAACGGTAATCACAGCCCTGCCTGTGGCTTTTGCCGTCACCATTCCTGTAGCAGAATCTACTGTGGCCACTTTTGTCCGGCTGCTGGTCCATTTCAGATTCTTTGCATTAGTGGCAGGCTGAATCTGCAGTCGGTCTCCCTTGCTGGCCAGATACCATTCCCGCGGAAAGGATAAAGGAATTCTCACTGTAATATCGCAAAAAGCCTGCAGGCCGTCCGGCGTTATGGCCGCCACCGAGGTGGTTCCGCCCTGTTTTGCCCGAATTGCCCCGGTGGTGGGATTTACCGATACCACCTCGGTATTCAGACTCTTATACTTCACGCTGGAAATTGGAGAGTATCCGGACAATGCTGTCACTTTTGTGGATTCACCGGGATTCATTACAATACTGCCGGTACTCATCCGAATGGAGCCTGACACCAGGGAAGCCAGAAGTATCTGTTCCCGTTCTCCGATATCACAGTTGCTCAGCCTGGCTTTCCTGGGATCCGGAATATTTCGGTAAATCTGGTAATAAAAGGAACAGGCCGCCAGATAATACCCGGCATAGGTGGGATGTTTGAAATCCGCCCCTACCATGCGAATCCATGGATAAAGAATATGGGCCCGGTTATAATGCATTCCCACCGGAACCACTTCAATGCCCAGTCTGACTTCCAGAGATTTGCAGGCAGCCGCAACGTAGAGCTCAAGCTCTCCCGCGGTAAGCATTGTGGGTACTCCATTGACCCTGGTAAGAGAATTATCATTGTAACCGTGGGTCATATACAGCAGAGGCGTAGCCTGGGGCTGATATGTCTTTATCATCCGCAGCAGACGTTCCACAGCCGGATAAGTTTTGGTGTCAAACTGCTCCACCATGGATTTGCTCTGTTCCTGGAGGACAATGTAATCCCATTTTTCATTCAAAAGCTGTACCATCAGTTCTTTGTGATAGGACAGGTATTCACTCTGCATTCCTGCATAATAACTCAGCCAGGCGCCTCCATGGCTTACGGTTTTCACATCCAGGTTATGGCCTTCCCAGGCTGCCAGTTCCTCCAGAGGCTTTTCCACAGAATATGTGACATTCTGAGGCTTGTATTTTGTAAAACTGTTTCCCACCATAAGCACACGTATGGGGCTTTCCGTGCTGACCGGCGGTTTGTCATCCGGATTATCGCCGGGTTTGTCATCCGGATTATCGCCAGGTTTGTTATCCGGATTATCATCTGGTTTGTTATCCGGATTATCACCGGGTTTGTTATCCGGATTATCACCGGGTTTGTTATCCGGATTATCATCCGGTTTGTCATCGGTATTCTGATTTGAGCTGTCCCCTGAGCTTTCACCGGCGCCCCGTCCGGACAATTCTGCCGTATATGCGTCCTCTCCCAGGGAAGCCGCGTAACTCTCCATGCTTCCCATACCGCCAAGCAGAAGAATCAGCAGCACACATATCAGTTTCTTCATGGTATCTCCTTTCCGTTTCTTCCGTATTCCGTCTTACAGACTGGTCTGCACCGGTTTGGGCTGATAGCCTTTCTGTTCCAGGGCATCCATAATTTTCTTCTTATGTTCCGTGCCAAAAGCCTCCATGGTAATGCGGAGCTCCACCGCCGCATTGCGGTTGGTTGACACAAACTGATTATGCTCTAATTTTATAACATTACCCAGCTCTGTGGCAATAGTATTTGCAATTTTACATAATTCTCCAGGTTTATCCGGCAGCAGTACAGATACGGTAAAAATACGGTCCCGGAAAATCAGTCCCTGCTGTACTACGGAGGACATGGTAATCACATCCATATTTCCGCCGCTTAAAATAGATACCACCCGTTTGTTTTCCACCTGGAGGTGACGCAGGGCCGCTACGGTCAGCAGTCCGGAATTTTCCACCACAATCTTGTGGTTTTCCACCATGTCCAGAAAGGCCACAATCAGCTCATCGTCCTCCACAGTAATAATATCGTCCAGATTCTCCCGGATATACGGGAAAATTTTCTCACCGGGAGTTTTTACGGCTGTTCCGTCCGCAATGGTGCTGACGCCGGGCAGCGTCACAATTTTCCCCGCTTCCAGAGAAGCCTGCATACAGTTTGCTCCGGCCGGTTCCACGCCGATGACTTTGATTTTGGGATTCAGCAGTTTGGCCAGCACCGATACGCCCGCCGCCAGTCCGCCGCCTCCGATGGGCACCAGGATATATTCCACCAGAGGAAGTTCTTTGAAAATCTCCATGGCAATGGTGCCCTGTCCCGTGGCCACCGCCAGGTCGTCAAAGGGATGGATAAACGTATATCCATGTTCCTCCGCCAGCTCATATGCCTTCTGGCAGGATTCGTCGTACACATCTCCGTACAGAATGACCTCGGCCCCGTAACCTTTGGTACGGTTTACTTTAATCAGCGGAGTGGTAGTGGGCATGACAATGGTGGATTTCACGCCAAAACATTTCGCCGCATAGGCAACGCCCTGGGCATGGTTTCCTGCAGATGCGGTAATCAGTCCCTTTTCCCGTTCTTCTTCTGACAGGGTACTGATTTTGTAATAGGAGCCGCGTACTTTGTAGGCTCCGGTAAACTGCATGTTTTCCGGTTTCAGATAGACCTTGTTTCCTGTCTGCTCACTTAAAAAATCACTGTACATCAGTTTCGTTTCCAGTGTCACTTCTTTTACAATCTTACTTGCTTCTTCAAATCTTTCCAGCGTCAGCATGGTTTCTCTCTCCTGTCTTCCCGGCTTACTGCTCCGGTTCCTGCGCTTCCTCCCCGGTTTTCTCACTGCCGGAAAATAAAGCGTTTACAAACTGCTCCGAATCAAATTTCTGCAAATCCTCGATGGTTTCTCCCACACCGATGTATTTCACCGGTATGCCCAGTTCCGACTGGATGGCCACCGCAATTCCGCCTTTGGCCGTACCGTCCATTTTGGTCAGAATAATACCGGAAATATCCGCCACCTCTGAAAACTGCCGCGCCTGTGCCAGCGCATTCTGTCCGGTAGTTCCGTCCAGTACCACCAGTGTCTCACGAAATGCTTCCGGATATTCCTTTTCCAGAATCCGATGAATTTTTTTCAGTTCCTCCATCAGATTTTTTTTGTTATGAAGGCGTCCCGCCGTATCACACAGCAGCACATCGGCATTTCTGGCTTTTGCCGCCGCCACCGCATCGTAAATCACAGAAGCCGGATCTGCCCCTTCCTGGCCGCCAATCATTTCCACGCCCGCGCGATGGGCCCACTCGCTGAGCTGCTCTCCTGCGGCCGCCCGGAAAGTGTCTGCGGCTGCCAGCACCACTTTACGTCCCTGGTCTTTCAGCTTTCCCGCCAGTTTTCCCACGGAAGTGGTCTTTCCCACCCCGTTGACGCCGATGACAAGAACCACGGAGGTTTCATGTTCAAACTGATATGCGGTCTCTCCCACATCCATCTGCTCCCGGATACTGGAAATCAGCAGTTCCCGGCATCGGGCAGGTTCTTTGATATGCTGTTCCTTTACTTTCGCTTTCAGGTTCCCGATGATTTCTTCCGTGGCATGAACGCCCAGATCCCCCATAATGAGAATCTCCTCGATTTCTTCATAAAAGTCTCCATCTATACTGGAAAATCCGCTGAATATGGAATCTATTCCGGATACGATATTGTCTCTGGTCTTCGTCAGCCCCTGTACCAGCCGGCTGAAAAAGCCTTTTTTTTCTTTTTCTTCACTCATTGATAAACTCCTTCCTGTCCTCACTCTGTGGCCAGCGTCTCAATTAAATCCACGGATACCAGCGTGGACACGCCTTTTTCCTGCATGGTAATTCCATACAGCCGGTCCGCCGCTTCCATGGTTCCCCGCCTGTGGGTAATGACAATAAACTGGGTATGGCGGGTCAGCTTATGTAAATATTTTGCAAACCGTCCCACATTGGAATCGTCCAGCGCCGCCTCTATTTCATCCAGCAGACAGAAAGGGGACGGCTTCAGGTTCTGAATGGCAAACAGCAGGGAAATGGCAGTCAGGGATTTCTCCCCGCCGGATAACTGCATCATGTTCTGCAGTTTTTTGCCTGGAGGCTGGGCGATAATACGAATGCCGCATTCCAGAATGTCCTCATCCTCCACCAGCTCCAGTGTTCCTTTTCCTCCGCCGAACAGTTCTTTAAATACTTTGTCAAATTCTTTCTGAATCTGCCCGAATTTTTCCATAAACTGCCTGCGCATTCCCGTATCCAGTTCTTCGATAATGTCCAGCAGAGTTTTCTCCGCCTCCACCAGATCGTCATGCTGAGTTTTCAGGAACACATACCGCTCCGACAGATTCCGGTAATCTTCGATGGCATTTACGTTCACATCGCCCAGTTTACGGATTTCTTCCTTTATCTGAGAAATCTGCTTTTTCAGTTCTGCGGGACTGTCCAGTTCTTCTTTTCGCAGCTCCATGGCATTGTGGAATGTCAGTTCATATTCTTCCCACATATAATTGGTCTGATTCTCCATGGATTCATTCAGTTTTTCTTTCTGGCTGTTCAGACGATACAACTCTTTATCCAGATCGTTGATACGTTTTGACAGTTCTTCCTGTTTCTGGAAAAATCCTTTGTACTGTTCGGACATGTCTTCCCGCTGCTTCTGCTTTTCTGAAATCTGTTCTTCCAGAGCGCCTTTGTCCCGTCCGGACTGTTCCATGGAAGCCTTAAGCTCCTCAATCTCCTGCTGTTTTTGCTGAATATCTTCCTGTGACTGGTTTTTTTCCTGTTCCGCAGCCTGCAAATCTTCATCCAGTTTACGGATTTCTGCTAAAATACGGGAAATATTTTCCTGAACAAATTCCGCTTTCTGCTGAAAATTGGCTTCTTCCAGCTGCACCCTGGAAACAGCGCTCTGGCTTTCTTCTGCCAGACGGTTCTGGTTCTCCAGCATCTGCCGGAATTCCCCGGTCTCTTCTTCGATTTCTTTTTCCCGCCGGTCTGCCGCCTGGATTTCTTCCTGAATACCGGCCTGGTTCTCGCTGATTTCCAGTAACTGTTCTTCAATTTCCCGGCTTTCCATCTGCAGTGTCCTGAACTGGCTGTCATTCTCTGCTTTCTGTTCCCTGGCATGTTCCAGGTTCAGTTCTTCGGTGTTCCGCAGAATCATGGCCTGATTCAGTTCTTCCTGAAGATTTCGGATATCCTCTTTTAACAGTTCCCGTGCCGTATTGATGTCTTCCAGACGGTTCCGGTGCTCCTGCAATGTGTTCTGCAGCTTTTCCGTTTCTTTCTGCAAATCTTCGATTTCACGTTTCCGTCCCAGCAGATTGCTGGTATTTTTAAAAGCTCCTCCTGTCATGGAGCCTCCCGGATTTAAAGATTCTCCTTCCAGGGTCACAATCCGCAGACTGTACTGATAATTCCGTGCCAGCCCAATGGCATGGTCGATGGTATCCACCACATAAGTTCTGCCCAGCAGGTATGTTTTCAGTCCCTGAAACCTGCTGTCAGCCTGTACCAGTTCGCTGGCCAGCCCAATCACGCCGGGCTCCCGCAATGCTTCCTGGTTTACATAAGCCGCTTTTTTTCCCACGCTGGTCAGGGGCAGAAAGGTGGCCCGGCCATAGCGGTTCTGCTTCAGAAATCCAATCATTTTTTTTGCAGTGGCCTCGTCTGCAGTGACAATATTCTGGATGCTGCCGCCCAGGGCAGTCTCTATGGCAGCTTCGTACTTTTTTTCCACCTGAATCAGATCTGCCACCACGCCCAGCAGGCCAGGTTCTCTTTCCTTTTGCTCCATAACCCGGCGGATGGAATTGCCGTATCCGTCATACCGCTCTGCAATATTAATCAGAGATTCCAGCCTGGACTGTTCTCTGTGGTAACGGGCCGTGTCCTGCTCCAGAAGATTCAGGGTTTCCGTCCGCTTTGCCTGCCAGGCTCTGTTCTTTTCTTCCAGACGTTTTCCTTCCTCTTCCAGCTTCTGGCAGGCAGATTTCGCCTGCGCATATTTTTCTTCGCATTCCTGCTCCAGAACCTTAAGTTCTTCCTCCTGGCTTTTCTGCTCCAGAAATCGCTTGCTTAGCTGAGCCTTTCGGATATTCATCTGCTCCTGCATGGTATCGTAACGCTGCTGTCTGGCTTTCGTGGAAGCTCTGCTGTTCAGAAGCTCGATAATTTCGCTTTTTCCGTCTTCAATTCTTCTGCTGCATCGGGCAATTTCTTCCTGAATTTCCTGATATCTGGCCATAACCTGGCTTTTCTGTTCCTCCATGGATCTGACCTGATTGTCCAGTTGAAGCCTTTCTTTTTCGCAGGCTGCTTTCTGCTCCATCTTTTCCAGACGTTCCTGCTCCACCGCTTCCTGCCGGGATTTAAAATGCTCCTCGCTCTGCCGGGCAGCGCGAATCTGCTCTCTTAACACATTGATCCGGCCTTCCAGCTTCCCGCTCTGTACGGTGGTCTCGCTGAGTCTTCCCCGCAGAATTTCCAGATTTTCATCGGCTTCCTTCATGCTCTGTTCAATTCTGGCATATTCTGTCCGGATGTTTTCGTAGGCGTCGTCCGATTCTTTCCAGTCCTGGTCCGTAATCTTCAGCTTTTCTTCCAGAGATTTCAGCTGCTCCTCCATCCGTTCCATATCCAGGAGGAACATGTTCACATCATATGTTTTTAATTCTTCCCGTTTCTTCAGATAGAGCCTGGCTTTCTCTGCCTGGCGTTCCAGAGGGCCCACCTGCTTTTCCAGTTCTGTCAGGATATCATTGACGCGCACCAGATTCTGACGCTCATCTTCTAATTTTTTCTGGGCCGTGGCCTTTCTCCGTTTGAATTTTACAATACCTGCCGCTTCATCAAACAGTTCCCGGCGTTCTTCCGGTTTCCCGCTGAGAATCCGCTCAATCTGTCCCTGACCGATAATGGAATATCCCTCTTTTCCAATCCCCGTATCATAGAACAGTTCGTTTACGTCTTTCAGCCGGCAGGTTGTGCCATTAATCAGGTATTCGCTTTCTCCGGAGCGGTATACACGCCGCGCCACTGTCACCTCGTTGTAATCCACATTCAACTGCCGGTCCCCGTTGTCCAGGGTAATGGCCACCCAGGCATAACTTAAGGGCCTGCGGTTTTCCGTACCGGAAAAAATAACGTCCTGCATACTGGCCCCGCGAAGCTGCTTCACCCGCTGTTCTCCCAGCACCCAGCGCACCGCGTCCGCCACATTGCTTTTGCCGCTTCCGTTGGGACCTACGATTCCTGTAATTCCGTTATGGAATTCAAACAGAATCTTATTGGCAAAGGATTTAAATCCATGAACTTCTATACTTTTTAAATACATGCATTCCTCCGCTGCTTTGGTTATTGTGGTTTCTTTTCCTGCTCTTTTAACTGCAGCAGGGTGTGATAGGCCGCTTCCTGTTCCGCGCTTTTTTTGGTTCTTCCGCAGCCTGTCCCATAGGACACATTTCCAATCCGGGCCTCCACAACGAATTTCTTATTGTGGTCCGGCCCTTCCTCTTTCAGCAGGAAATAACTCAGTTCCCCCTCGTGATTTCCCTGTACCAGTTCCTGCAGGATAGTTTTGCTATCGAAAAAGAGCTGTTTATGCTCTATGTCGTTCAGTACAAACCGGTGTATAAACTCTTTCGCGTTAGCAAAACCACCATCCAGATAGATGGCTCCAATCACTGCTTCCAGTGCATCGGACAGAATGGATTTGCGCTCCCTTCCTCCCGTCTGGTCCTCTCCCTTTCCCAGCAGCAGATATCTGCCAAGTTTCAGCTCTCTGGTACAGAATGCCAGAGCCGGTTCACAGACCATACTGGCCCGCAGCCTGGTCAGTTCCCCTTCCGGATGTCCGGGGTATCGGTGGAACAGAAATTCACTGGCTGTAATTTCCAGTACCGCATCTCCCAGAAATTCCAGGCGCTCATTGTCTGCAAGTCTGCCCAGATGGCGCTCATTGGCATAGGAGCTGTGGGTCAGGGCCTGGAGGAGCAGCTTTTCATTTTCAAAATGATACCCGATTTTTTCTTCAAATTCCCGTAGTAATTTCATAATTATGCCTTTCTTCCTTACTTCTGTTCTCGCATAAAGCCCTTTGATTCAAATACAACCACTTTCGCGCAACATGTGAAAGTGGTTGTCTCTTTATACTCACGATACGATTTTCTGTCAGTTTGTGGCATTTTTAATCTGCTCTACTGCATCTCCAACCGTTACTATTTTTTCTGCTTCTTCATTGGCAATCTCAATGTCAAATTCTTCTTCCAGTCCCATAATAATCTGGAAAATATCCAGGGAATCCGCTCCCAGGTCGTCTACAAAGGTAGTGTCCATTGTGATTTCTTCCACGTCAACGTTTAATACTTCCGCAATGATTTTTTTTAATTTTTCAAACTCCATGATACTTCCTTTCTACTCCTCCATAGGAGATGTTCCAATATTCTTCCTGATTTTCTCATTGATTTCCTGTTCCTTAAAAGTCACGCACTGAATAATGGCATTGGTTATTTCTTTGGCTTTGGAACTTCCGTGAGTCTTGACTACCAGCCCGTTCAGTCCCAGCAGGGGCGCGCCGCCGTACTCCGTGGCGTCAAAAGCCTTCAATGTCTTTTTCAGGGAAGGTTTCACCAGAAGGGCACCGATTTTGCTTCGGAAATTCTCCATCATTCCCTTTTTAATCACGCCTGTCAGCGCATTGCTTACGCCTTCATACAGTTTCAGAATAACGTTTCCCACAAATGCCTCGCAGACGATGACATCCGCTTCCCCGTGAGGAATATCCCTTGCCTCAATGCTTCCCACAAAATTGATATCCGGACAGTTTTTCAGCAGCGGAAAGGTTTCTTTCACCAGTGCATTTCCCTTTTCTTCTTCCGCACCGATATTGACAATGGCTACCCTGGGCCTGTTCACTCCCAGCACATTTTCCATATAAATGGAACCCATCTTCGCAAACTGAACCAGATGTGAAGCTCTGGCATCCACATTTGCACCGCAGTCAATCAGCAATGATACACCCTGTTCCGTGGGAATCAGCGGAGCCAGAGGAGGACGCTCCACGCCTTTGATTCTTCCGACAATTACCTGTCCGCCCACCAGAACGGCGCCGGAACTGCCTGCCGAAATAAATGCGTCCGCTTTCTTTTCCTTTACCATATTCATTCCCACTACGATGGAAGACTGTTTCTTCTTCCGAATGGCCATCACCGGAGGTTCTGCGGTCTCAATTACCTCTTCGGCATGAATCACTTCAATCTGTGAGCCGGAATAAGAATACCTGGCAAGTTCCTGCTTTATCACATCCTGCTGGCCTGTCAGATATATTTTGATATTTTTCCGCATTGCAACAGCATTTACCGCCCCTCTGACGATTTCCGCGGGCGCGTGATCCCCGCCCATGGCGTCTACTGCTACCTTTATCATTTCCTGCATGAAATTTCCTCCTTACGGTCTGCAGGCAGAATCTTTGCTATATTTTTCCTGTCTGCCGAATGCCTATTTAAGAATATACTATAAGTATTAGGAGAAATCAATATAAATCTTCTTTATATTTTTCATCTTCTGCCATTCGGTCTTCCTCGCTCATATATTTCCGGAAAATCCGCTCCAGAATATAGCTCTGAATCCAGGTATAAACTGCGGGAAGCAGAAAAATCAGTATCGGCACCATATAGAAAACCAGCCCTGTCACCACAGCCAGAATCAGCATCAGAACCGTCATGGGCAAATGTACAATCACCATCAGAATGGCATTTTTCATGGACTGCTTTACGGAATTTTCAAAACGGGCCATATAGGGGAAGAGATAAGAAACCCATGCAAACCAGATGGCCATTCCCACTACGAAAAATACTGCCAGAGGCCCCAGAGGGCTTCCTTCTTTTGCGTAAAAATTCATGATATACAAATCCACCCACAGCACGCCTCCGATAATCAGGGCAAGAATCCATACAATGGTGGTCTTTTTGAAATTATCCTTAAAAGCGCTGATATAATCCCGGAACAGATATCCCCGGTCGTGGCGCAGCACCTTATGCGTCGTATAGTACATGGCTGTGGACGCAGTTCCTATGGTAATTACAGGGATACAGCTTACCAAAAACAGCAGGCTCAGGCAGAGACAGTCCGTAAATTTGGATAAAGACCTCATGATACCGCTGTCCAGATTAAATAATTTCATTTCAAATTCCTCCTTTTCATAAAATCAGAAAACTTCCTATAAGACAAAAAGAGCCTTTCCATCCGGAAAGGCCCTGCTGAATATCAGTCCTGAGGAATAATCTCTTTCTTATTATAACTTCCACAGCTCTTGCAAACTCTGTGAGGCATCATTAATTCACCGCACTTGCTGCATTTTACTAAAGTCGGAGCAGTCATTTTCCAGTTTGCTCTTCTTCTGTCTCTTCTTCCTTTGGAAGATTTATTTTTTGGACATATAGACATGGTCACACCTCCTTAAATTTGTTAAAAATATCCTGGATTGCTGCCATTCTTGGATCCGGTTCTGTTTTCTGGCACTGACATTCTCTCAGGTTCAGATTAACTCCGCACCGTTTACAGATGCCTCTGCAATCTTCCCTGCACAGAACCTTCATTGGCCAGCTCACCAAAATTTCTCCAAAAATAAGTTGATCCACATCCAGACTTGTTCCTGTCATATAGTCGGACTCATCCATGCCAGTTCCCGGACTGTCTTCGGTAAGATCCAGTTCCTTCTCTATGACCAGAGAAAACCTTCTCTCTACCTGCTCCAGACATCGGTCGCAGGGAATCGCAACTGTAATTTCCGTTTCTCCCTGAATCAACATTCTTCTGTTTTCCTCATTGGTAAACTTCATTACAAAAGGTGCTTTTCGTACAATGGGAAATTGTCCCAGTTTTGAATCAAAGGATCGTAATTCAATTTCCACCTGTTCTGACATTTCCCTGTTCTCACAGGAAATAACGTCCGTTAATTCTACTTTCATGGCAGTCTCCTCATCCACACCCGGTATAATGTTGCCATTATACGCGCCGAAGTGCGCATAGATTACCATACCATGGACTGCGCAACAATCGTAGTATATTATAACTGCCAAATCCTGGTTTGTCAATCATTATTTTCATCCGGCAGGCGGTCTGCAGTCTGAGGGGCGCAGACTGAACTGTTACAGACTGAACTGTCACCGCAGCAGTTCTCTATTTCACCAGTGCCACCGTTTCACGTGCAATGGCCAGTTCCTCATTGGTGGGCAGGCAGAGCACGGTTACTTTAGAATCCGGAGCGGAAATAACCTTTTCTTCTCCACGTATCTGATTTGCCTCGTCGTCCAGTTTAACGCCAAGATATCCCAGGTAATCACAGACGCCTTTTCTGGTGTCCGGTCCGTTTTCTCCCACT is from Lachnospiraceae bacterium JLR.KK002 and encodes:
- the rnc gene encoding ribonuclease III yields the protein MMKLLREFEEKIGYHFENEKLLLQALTHSSYANERHLGRLADNERLEFLGDAVLEITASEFLFHRYPGHPEGELTRLRASMVCEPALAFCTRELKLGRYLLLGKGEDQTGGRERKSILSDALEAVIGAIYLDGGFANAKEFIHRFVLNDIEHKQLFFDSKTILQELVQGNHEGELSYFLLKEEGPDHNKKFVVEARIGNVSYGTGCGRTKKSAEQEAAYHTLLQLKEQEKKPQ
- a CDS encoding DUF177 domain-containing protein — protein: MKVELTDVISCENREMSEQVEIELRSFDSKLGQFPIVRKAPFVMKFTNEENRRMLIQGETEITVAIPCDRCLEQVERRFSLVIEKELDLTEDSPGTGMDESDYMTGTSLDVDQLIFGEILVSWPMKVLCREDCRGICKRCGVNLNLRECQCQKTEPDPRMAAIQDIFNKFKEV
- the rpmF gene encoding 50S ribosomal protein L32, giving the protein MSICPKNKSSKGRRDRRRANWKMTAPTLVKCSKCGELMMPHRVCKSCGSYNKKEIIPQD
- the acpP gene encoding acyl carrier protein, which gives rise to MEFEKLKKIIAEVLNVDVEEITMDTTFVDDLGADSLDIFQIIMGLEEEFDIEIANEEAEKIVTVGDAVEQIKNATN
- the plsX gene encoding phosphate acyltransferase PlsX, whose protein sequence is MQEMIKVAVDAMGGDHAPAEIVRGAVNAVAMRKNIKIYLTGQQDVIKQELARYSYSGSQIEVIHAEEVIETAEPPVMAIRKKKQSSIVVGMNMVKEKKADAFISAGSSGAVLVGGQVIVGRIKGVERPPLAPLIPTEQGVSLLIDCGANVDARASHLVQFAKMGSIYMENVLGVNRPRVAIVNIGAEEEKGNALVKETFPLLKNCPDINFVGSIEARDIPHGEADVIVCEAFVGNVILKLYEGVSNALTGVIKKGMMENFRSKIGALLVKPSLKKTLKAFDATEYGGAPLLGLNGLVVKTHGSSKAKEITNAIIQCVTFKEQEINEKIRKNIGTSPMEE
- a CDS encoding YesL family protein → MKLFNLDSGIMRSLSKFTDCLCLSLLFLVSCIPVITIGTASTAMYYTTHKVLRHDRGYLFRDYISAFKDNFKKTTIVWILALIIGGVLWVDLYIMNFYAKEGSPLGPLAVFFVVGMAIWFAWVSYLFPYMARFENSVKQSMKNAILMVIVHLPMTVLMLILAVVTGLVFYMVPILIFLLPAVYTWIQSYILERIFRKYMSEEDRMAEDEKYKEDLY
- the ilvA gene encoding threonine ammonia-lyase, whose protein sequence is MLTLERFEEASKIVKEVTLETKLMYSDFLSEQTGNKVYLKPENMQFTGAYKVRGSYYKISTLSEEEREKGLITASAGNHAQGVAYAAKCFGVKSTIVMPTTTPLIKVNRTKGYGAEVILYGDVYDESCQKAYELAEEHGYTFIHPFDDLAVATGQGTIAMEIFKELPLVEYILVPIGGGGLAAGVSVLAKLLNPKIKVIGVEPAGANCMQASLEAGKIVTLPGVSTIADGTAVKTPGEKIFPYIRENLDDIITVEDDELIVAFLDMVENHKIVVENSGLLTVAALRHLQVENKRVVSILSGGNMDVITMSSVVQQGLIFRDRIFTVSVLLPDKPGELCKIANTIATELGNVIKLEHNQFVSTNRNAAVELRITMEAFGTEHKKKIMDALEQKGYQPKPVQTSL
- the smc gene encoding chromosome segregation protein SMC — translated: MYLKSIEVHGFKSFANKILFEFHNGITGIVGPNGSGKSNVADAVRWVLGEQRVKQLRGASMQDVIFSGTENRRPLSYAWVAITLDNGDRQLNVDYNEVTVARRVYRSGESEYLINGTTCRLKDVNELFYDTGIGKEGYSIIGQGQIERILSGKPEERRELFDEAAGIVKFKRRKATAQKKLEDERQNLVRVNDILTELEKQVGPLERQAEKARLYLKKREELKTYDVNMFLLDMERMEEQLKSLEEKLKITDQDWKESDDAYENIRTEYARIEQSMKEADENLEILRGRLSETTVQSGKLEGRINVLREQIRAARQSEEHFKSRQEAVEQERLEKMEQKAACEKERLQLDNQVRSMEEQKSQVMARYQEIQEEIARCSRRIEDGKSEIIELLNSRASTKARQQRYDTMQEQMNIRKAQLSKRFLEQKSQEEELKVLEQECEEKYAQAKSACQKLEEEGKRLEEKNRAWQAKRTETLNLLEQDTARYHREQSRLESLINIAERYDGYGNSIRRVMEQKEREPGLLGVVADLIQVEKKYEAAIETALGGSIQNIVTADEATAKKMIGFLKQNRYGRATFLPLTSVGKKAAYVNQEALREPGVIGLASELVQADSRFQGLKTYLLGRTYVVDTIDHAIGLARNYQYSLRIVTLEGESLNPGGSMTGGAFKNTSNLLGRKREIEDLQKETEKLQNTLQEHRNRLEDINTARELLKEDIRNLQEELNQAMILRNTEELNLEHAREQKAENDSQFRTLQMESREIEEQLLEISENQAGIQEEIQAADRREKEIEEETGEFRQMLENQNRLAEESQSAVSRVQLEEANFQQKAEFVQENISRILAEIRKLDEDLQAAEQEKNQSQEDIQQKQQEIEELKASMEQSGRDKGALEEQISEKQKQREDMSEQYKGFFQKQEELSKRINDLDKELYRLNSQKEKLNESMENQTNYMWEEYELTFHNAMELRKEELDSPAELKKQISQIKEEIRKLGDVNVNAIEDYRNLSERYVFLKTQHDDLVEAEKTLLDIIEELDTGMRRQFMEKFGQIQKEFDKVFKELFGGGKGTLELVEDEDILECGIRIIAQPPGKKLQNMMQLSGGEKSLTAISLLFAIQNLKPSPFCLLDEIEAALDDSNVGRFAKYLHKLTRHTQFIVITHRRGTMEAADRLYGITMQEKGVSTLVSVDLIETLATE
- the ftsY gene encoding signal recognition particle-docking protein FtsY → MSEEKEKKGFFSRLVQGLTKTRDNIVSGIDSIFSGFSSIDGDFYEEIEEILIMGDLGVHATEEIIGNLKAKVKEQHIKEPARCRELLISSIREQMDVGETAYQFEHETSVVLVIGVNGVGKTTSVGKLAGKLKDQGRKVVLAAADTFRAAAGEQLSEWAHRAGVEMIGGQEGADPASVIYDAVAAAKARNADVLLCDTAGRLHNKKNLMEELKKIHRILEKEYPEAFRETLVVLDGTTGQNALAQARQFSEVADISGIILTKMDGTAKGGIAVAIQSELGIPVKYIGVGETIEDLQKFDSEQFVNALFSGSEKTGEEAQEPEQ
- a CDS encoding Ig-like domain-containing protein gives rise to the protein MKKLICVLLILLLGGMGSMESYAASLGEDAYTAELSGRGAGESSGDSSNQNTDDKPDDNPDNKPGDNPDNKPGDNPDNKPDDNPDNKPGDNPDDKPGDNPDDKPPVSTESPIRVLMVGNSFTKYKPQNVTYSVEKPLEELAAWEGHNLDVKTVSHGGAWLSYYAGMQSEYLSYHKELMVQLLNEKWDYIVLQEQSKSMVEQFDTKTYPAVERLLRMIKTYQPQATPLLYMTHGYNDNSLTRVNGVPTMLTAGELELYVAAACKSLEVRLGIEVVPVGMHYNRAHILYPWIRMVGADFKHPTYAGYYLAACSFYYQIYRNIPDPRKARLSNCDIGEREQILLASLVSGSIRMSTGSIVMNPGESTKVTALSGYSPISSVKYKSLNTEVVSVNPTTGAIRAKQGGTTSVAAITPDGLQAFCDITVRIPLSFPREWYLASKGDRLQIQPATNAKNLKWTSSRTKVATVDSATGMVTAKATGRAVITVRNKDDANDKASYYLYVTCDTPAGLKASSVDTSAEKDTYGSIKLTWKTTSDASSYGIYRSTKKNGSYTLIGTSKKPTYTDKKAKVNQCYYYKVAARNSYPQCNSRLSDSVRGVILKAPTLKGSITSKGYAKLTWNKNKNASGYIIYASARKDSGYKKIIKLTSSSRKTYTDKYLKKKKRHYYRIRAFKVLDGRTFYGMKSKTLEIPYTASR